From the Candidatus Brocadia sp. genome, the window TCATATTTACGCCAATACCGCCCATCTTTCTAGCTAGAAATTGTGTAAGATGATTCTTGATCCATACTCCCGGATAATACAGAATGGGTTCGTGACCTGTCTGAACAATTGGAATACCCTTAATCGTTTCGTAATCCAGGTTCGTTCCTTTGCAGGATAATTTACCCTGTGTTCTATGTGGTAACGAGTTTTTCTGAGCATCATCCCGCATAGAAAGGTATTGACTGTGCTGATTTCTTTGAATCAGGGATTTCATCCCCTCCGTATAATTTGCGGCCATACTTAACAAATCCTCACGGGTTTTGTCGCGCAATACCCGGAAGGGAATGCCATTCATTTCGAATTGGTAATTCTGTATCTTCTGCCGATTTTCATGTACCAAATCCGGTATACGATTTATTGCTGGATCAACAAAGACTTCCCTGTCATTTTTCGGCACTTTATAAGTGATGTTTTTTATTGCCATTTTTTCTTAATTCTGTTTAAGTATGCCAAAATAAAGTTTACTCAGACCGCGTATGCAACAAGAGAACACAGGTTACATCATTTGCAACATATGATACTGGATACATGACACATGACGCAAGATAATAGAAGGTAAAGATGAAAATTGCATCATCCGGTTTGTACAAAATGCCCGGCATAAGACTTTCTTATTCCATGGAGTAAAACAAGATTGCCCGTGAATCTTAATGAAATATTATTTTGGACAGAAAAAGACGATTCAAAAAACGATGAAACTTCAAGCAGTAACCCGCTTGGAACAGAGACGTTTGCCGGACAGCTTGCAAAGTTGATACTTCCGGGACTCACAACAATAACAGGGCGGGTTCGATACTTAACGCTTATTTGTTTATGGTTAAACGTTATCAAAGAGGAACTGCAAGAAGATACTACAGATAAAATTCTTGAAGTTAAAAATAGTAAAATCGCATTGCTGACTAACGCTACGGGTCACGCGGGCGATACGCCGTCGCGTGCACCCGTTTGTTGGTCCTATAGGTGATAATCTCCGGCCGCTTCGGGCTGGTAAAGAACGTCCTCAATGCGGATACGGCGCACCCCAGACGGGACAGGCCATTCCACAATATCTCCTTTGGCGTATCCCAGGATCGCCGTGCCCACAGGGGCGAGAACCGAGATAGCCCCCGCATCGATGTTCGCATCCCTTGGAAAGACCAGAACATAGGTCACTTCTTCAGAAGTATCAAGATCACGCAGAACGACCTTTGAGTTCATGGTCACCACGTCTGCAGGCACGTTTTTGGGAGACACCACTACCGCCTTCTCCAATTCTTCTGCCAAAGACTCCAGATCCTTCCTGTCATGACCACCGAACTCCTCGGCCACTGCGATGAGTTCTTCGAGTCGCGATTTGTCAAACTCTGTAATGTACAGCTTTCGTGTTGCCATGATTGTCTCCATATCATGAGTGCCAACTATGTTACTAACAAGTTTTCCATTTTAAACCAAAAAGGCATAGTGCACGTCAAGCAAAAAAGCATTTATTTGACATATGAAGTCATCATAAATATAATTTCTAATCCGTTAGCAACGCATATTGAATGATAACAGCAAACAGGATAAGTATTCATGCTCAATATCCCTGCCGCTTTATTCACTAAATACAGCATACTACTGAGTAAAAAAGAAGTTTCAAGCCTTTACAAAAAGCAAGAAACCCTCCGATTTGAATCCGTCCGATGTGAAGGATTTCATACGTTTCCTGGCTGTGCAATGCCGCGTCTCAGCTTCTTCCAAGAACCAGGCGTTTAACGCCCTTTTGTTTTTATATGAAGAGGGTGTCGTCCCACACCTTTCGGCACAGTTTCGCAACCCATCTGTTGCAAGCCAACTACGATATCCGCACCATTCAGGAGATGCCGGGACACAGTGATGTAAGGACGACCATAGATATACACTCATATGATCAAAAGTCAGACCGTTAAAGAGGTGAAAAGCCCGCTCGATTTCTGATCCTGGGATAAGCTCCCCCCTGGAGGATTAAGGGTCACCATATCTAAGTTTTAATTCAAAAAGTCATTACCACCTGCGTAGCGGATGGCAATAACTTTTTACTTGGAACAGGTACGCGGCTTTCTGATGATGAAAACGGAGAATATACAGACTTTGGTGAAGTAGAAAAGGAAGAAAAAATGTTTCCATTATCTGAAAATGTGATAAGATTACTCACAATGAATTTAGGTGTTTAAATTAGCTTTAGTTCAAACTAGAATTTTGAATATTTTGAAAACGTTACTTGTATCAACGACAACGAAATGTTATGGAAGCAAATAAATAAAAAGTACTAATACTCGATTTCGGCTCTCGACAGGAATTAATGAATGAGGACAGAAAAGAAAGGTAGGTATGATGTATGAAGGAAATGGATTATGTAGTTTGGAAAGAAGGTAAATATTATGTTTCGCAATGTCTCAATGTTAATGTATCTTCTTTTGGAGATACTATAGATGAAGCAGTAAATAACTTGAAAGAAGCCGTTGAATTGTATTTTGAAGGAGAGGATTTAGCGCTTCCAGAAATTGAAAAGATATTTATAGGCAGAGAAAAAATAAATGTCTAAATTGTATTCTTCACGCGATGTGGAATATGTGCTGCATAAATTAAATTTCCGTTTTATTTCGCAGAAAGGCTCACACGGAAAATACAAGAATGAAAAAGGTTATATTGCAATTCTTCCAATGATAAAAAAGAAATACCTTTAGGGATATTTAGAAGTATATTAAAACAAATGAGAATAGGATTGGAAGAATTCGAGGCTATTTCTAAAAATTGAGAACAAAAACATGTTTTGTGATTTCAAATGACAAAAAGTTGTCATTTCGAAGGAGCAGATCTATTGAAAAAACTTAAGATTCCTCACTTCTCCCGAAATGACAGCATTCAATGTCAACCTACTTAAGCCATTTACTGTAAAAAGACTGGGAATTTTTACAACAACTACTTTACGTTCAGGAAAATGATATGATTGAAGATAAGAAGGAAAAAATTTTAATCCTCGACTTTGGCTCTCAATACGCCCAGCTTATTGCACGTCGGGTGAGAGAGAATAATGTTTACAGCGAGATTGTATCACACAAGATTACCACAGCGGAGATACAGAAGGCCAATCCAAAGGGCATTATACTCAGCGGCGGCCCAGCCAGCGTATATATAAAAAATGCCCCTCGGTGTGATGAAGGAATAGCTACCCTGGGAATACCCACACTGGGTATCTGCTACGGGATGCAACTGGGGTGTCAGATGCTAGGCGCCACAGTAAAACCTACGCCTACTCGTGAATACGGAAGAACTACCTGTACGGTTAACAACGAAAGCAAGTTATTCAAATCACTGGCCAGAGACATTACCGTATGGATGAGTCATGGAGATCAGGTGGTTGAATTACCCACAGAATTTGAGTCACTCGCATTTACCAGAAATTGTCCTTACGCAGCCGTAAAGCATAAAATAAAGGCATTCTATGGTGTACAGTTTCACCCTGAAGTTACACACACTCCGCAGGGAAGTCAGATTATCCGTAATTTTCTGTATGAAATTTGCGGTTGCACAGGCGACTGGAAGATGTATTCCTATATAGAAAAATCTGTGGGTGACATTCGCAGGCAGGTCGGAGACAGAAGGGTAGTATGTGGACTATCGGGTGGCGTTGATTCTGCCGTCACGGCAGCGCTCATCCACAAGGCCATTGGGAACCACCTGTCCTGTATTTTTGTCGATAACGGGCTTCTGAGGAACTACGAGGCCGATGAGGTTATAAAAACGTTTAAAGAGAATTTTACGGTAGACCTGCACGCCATTGATGCACGAGATCGATTCTTAGAGAAATTAAAAGGCGTAACCGACCCTGAAAAAAAACGCAAGATCATTGGACACGAATTCATTGAGATTTTCAAGGAAGAGGCAAAAAAAATATCTCAGGCAAAATTCCTGGCGCAGGGCACACTTTACCCCGATGTCATCGAAAGCGTGCCTGTCCACGGCGGTCCGACAGCAACTATTAAGAGCCATCATAATGTGGGCGGACTACCAGCTGAATTGGGGTTTGAATTGGTAGAGCCTCTGCGACTTTTATTTAAGGATGAGGTACGAAAGATAGGAGAGGAACTCGGATTGCCGGAAGAATTGGTCTGGCGTCATCCCTTTCCGGGACCGGGACTGGCCATTCGAATTATTGGCGAGGTGACGAAGCCCCGACTGGAAATACTTCGTAACGCCGACAGGATTGTTATCGAAGAAATACGCAGGGCAGGTCTCTATCGTTCTATTGCCCAGTGTTTCGCCGTACTCTTGCCACTGAGCACTGTCGGGGTCATGGGAGATGAAAGGAGTTATGAAAACGTTATCGCCGTCCGTGCTGTAGAGACAACTGACTTTATGACCGCCGACTGGTATCCCATACCTCATGGGGTACTGGGAATCATTTCCAATCGGATTATCAACGAGGTCAAGGGCGTCAACCGTGTGGTTTACGACATTAGCACGAAACCACCGAGTACGATCGAGTGGGAATAGGCACCCCTGCTTTTGTATTCATGATACTTTTTACGAACTAAAAGCTCATTGATTTATTTAGAGTTTTAAAACATTTTTAAAAGGAATGCCTACATATGAAATGTCCACATTGCCTGGAATCATTTCACGATTTCTACGAAGTAATACCAGTCGGTAACGATGCAAGTGGTGATTGGGGTGTCATTAGCAGGAAGTGCCCATCCTGTGAGCGGGTTGTACTTGTTTTGGGGAGTGGGAAAATAGGCAGTATTGGAGGCCGACACATTTTAGAGTACATCAAAGACGAGCGTCTTATCTATCCCAGAGCCCCGAGTCGTGTACCACTTTCAAAAGAAATCCCTGAGGAATTTGCAAGGGAATATAGAGAGGCTTGTGCAGTCCTTGCTGACAGTCCAAAGGCAAGCGCGGCCTTAAGTCGCCGCTGCCTGCAACGATTGTTGCGAGGAAAGGCAAATATTAATCCATCCAATCTTGCAAATGAAATCCAGGAAGTGCTAGACAGTGGAAGTTTGCCGCCGTATATAGCGGAGTCTATCGATGATATCCGGAACATTGGCAACTTTGCAGCCCATCCAATCAAGAGTGAAAGGCCTGGTGAGCTTGTAGACGTTGAGCCAGGCGAGGCAGATTGGAATCTCGATGTGTTGGAAGCCCTATTTAATTTTTATTTTGTTCAACCTGCAATAATAAAAAGGAAACGGGAAATACTAAATCTCAAACTGAAGGAAGTTGATAAAAGGAGTACGAAAAAATGAGGATTTGATTAATAACCAAAAAATGGTATATTGTTTAAAAATTAATTTTACCTGGCATTATTATTTTTTGGTTTATTCATGACGAACAAAACGTGTTTTTCTATCGTCGACTATGTAGATTGCGACCGGGAAAAGGTCAATGCGGCCATCGACGAGATCTTTGACCATTTTGGTGGTATCCATGCCATTATAAAAAAGGGTACTAAGGCATGGATAACGTCAAACTTTATAAAAGAGAGTTTTGGCAAGGTTTTTTTCTTTCTTTTGTTTTTTTCTCTTCTATTACCGATGCCAGCCTTTTCAGAAACCAACAGGCTAAAAAATTTTCCGGAACAGGTAGCCCTTGACGACATTATTTATATCCCTACGGGTGAAAAGGTGCAGTTTTCTAACTTGTATCATTTTTTTGATTGCGCTACTGTCATCTATGTTGGAGAAACCCATGCCAACAAGGCATCTCATCAGGTCCAATTGAAGGTACTCAAGGCATATTATGAAAAATTTGGAGGCAATATAGCCATTGGTATGGAGATGTTCACAAGGCCATACCAACCTTTTCTAGACCAGTGGATCGCCGGAGAAATAGATGAACAGAAGTTTTTAGCGGAGACAAGATGGGATAAGGAGTGGGGA encodes:
- a CDS encoding nucleoside diphosphate kinase regulator, whose product is MATRKLYITEFDKSRLEELIAVAEEFGGHDRKDLESLAEELEKAVVVSPKNVPADVVTMNSKVVLRDLDTSEEVTYVLVFPRDANIDAGAISVLAPVGTAILGYAKGDIVEWPVPSGVRRIRIEDVLYQPEAAGDYHL
- a CDS encoding type II toxin-antitoxin system HicB family antitoxin; this translates as MKEMDYVVWKEGKYYVSQCLNVNVSSFGDTIDEAVNNLKEAVELYFEGEDLALPEIEKIFIGREKINV
- the guaA gene encoding glutamine-hydrolyzing GMP synthase → MIEDKKEKILILDFGSQYAQLIARRVRENNVYSEIVSHKITTAEIQKANPKGIILSGGPASVYIKNAPRCDEGIATLGIPTLGICYGMQLGCQMLGATVKPTPTREYGRTTCTVNNESKLFKSLARDITVWMSHGDQVVELPTEFESLAFTRNCPYAAVKHKIKAFYGVQFHPEVTHTPQGSQIIRNFLYEICGCTGDWKMYSYIEKSVGDIRRQVGDRRVVCGLSGGVDSAVTAALIHKAIGNHLSCIFVDNGLLRNYEADEVIKTFKENFTVDLHAIDARDRFLEKLKGVTDPEKKRKIIGHEFIEIFKEEAKKISQAKFLAQGTLYPDVIESVPVHGGPTATIKSHHNVGGLPAELGFELVEPLRLLFKDEVRKIGEELGLPEELVWRHPFPGPGLAIRIIGEVTKPRLEILRNADRIVIEEIRRAGLYRSIAQCFAVLLPLSTVGVMGDERSYENVIAVRAVETTDFMTADWYPIPHGVLGIISNRIINEVKGVNRVVYDISTKPPSTIEWE
- a CDS encoding DUF4145 domain-containing protein; amino-acid sequence: MKCPHCLESFHDFYEVIPVGNDASGDWGVISRKCPSCERVVLVLGSGKIGSIGGRHILEYIKDERLIYPRAPSRVPLSKEIPEEFAREYREACAVLADSPKASAALSRRCLQRLLRGKANINPSNLANEIQEVLDSGSLPPYIAESIDDIRNIGNFAAHPIKSERPGELVDVEPGEADWNLDVLEALFNFYFVQPAIIKRKREILNLKLKEVDKRSTKK